One genomic window of Fusarium keratoplasticum isolate Fu6.1 chromosome 3, whole genome shotgun sequence includes the following:
- a CDS encoding GMC-OxRdtase-N domain-containing protein — MGLYTKLADDIDEVDVIIAGGGTAACVVAGRLAEADPNLSILVIEGGPDNRGIQNIENPVFYPDHLLPTSKATIFYKANKAEQLAGRECIVPSGGVLGGGSSINFLMYTRAQRSDFDSWNTPGWSGDEMLPFLKKFETYHGKGNPELHGFDGPIHVSDGTFRNTKVEDDVLQAAAAVGWPEIKDLQDLDSNNGFERWLRYISPDGKRQDTARKYLHDKLEGNKYSNLHILVESKVVRVLLDDQKRAIGVEYTPNPSFQLQLAATQHPKRTVKARKLVVVSCGACGTPSVLERSGVGDPKILKRAGIPVLVDLPGVGYEYEDHNIILYPYRTGLESHETADWIFRDSEQRQALVDSNHPQIGWNTVELSSKLRPTEAQVDELGPEFRAAWNKDFKHVPNRPLMLTAVISAFYGDLATVPMGQYMTIANYTAYPYSRGHLHITGPEITDPLDFNVGFLTDKGDIDLKKQLWAYKRSREIMRRTELYRGEIPAGHPTFPPGSKAVCVDLSERLENVKDIEYSAEDDKAIEQFIRERVETTWHSIGTAKMAPRERFGVVDKDLNVWGTKGLKLADLSIPPMNVGANTNNTAIVIGEKAADIIIKELGLGSKGAKL; from the exons ATGGGTCTGTATACGAAGCTTGCTGACGATATCGATGAAGTCGatgtcatcatcgccggaG GCGGAACCGCCGCCTGCGTCGTGGCTGGACGTCTAGCAGAAGCCGACCCAAACCTCTCGATCCTCGTCATCGAAGGAGGCCCGGACAACCGAGGCATCCAGAACATCGAGAATCCCGTCTTCTATCCTGATCATTTGCTACCCACTAGCAAGGCAACCATCTTCTACAAAGCAAACAAGGCAGAACAGCTAGCCGGCCGAGAATGCATTGTTCCCTCAGGCGGCGTGCTGGGTGGAGGTTCATCCATCAATTTCCTCATGTACACCCGCGCCCAACGATCTGACTTTGACTCGTGGAACACGCCCGGATGGTCGGGAGATGAAATGCTTCCATTCTTGAAGAAG TTCGAGACGTACCACGGCAAAGGCAACCCAGAGCTTCACGGGTTCGACGGTCCAATCCACGTCAGCGACGGCACCTTTCGCAACACAAAAGTCGAAGACGACGTCCTCCAGGCTGCGGCGGCCGTTGGATGgcccgagatcaaggacctCCAGGACCTGGACAGCAACAATGGCTTCGAGCGCTGGTTGCGTTACATCTCGCCCGATGGCAAACGACAGGACACTGCAAGGAAGTATCTGCATGACAAGCTCGAAGGGAACAAGTACTCAAACCTTCACATTCTCGTCGAGTCAAAGGTTGTTCGAGTCTTGCTGGATGACCAGAAGCGAGCTATTGGTGTTGAATACACCCCCAATCCGTCGTTCCAACTCCAACTTGCTGCCACCCAACATCCGAAGCGCACCGTCAAGGCTCGCAAGCTAGTGGTTGTCTCATGCGGTGCCTGTGGCACACCCTCTGTCCTCGAGAGATCAGGTGTCGGTGaccccaagatcctcaagagAGCGGGCATCCCTGTTCTTGTCGATCTGCCTGGCGTAGGCTACGAATATGAGGATCACAACATCATCCTCTACCCGTACAGGACAGGTCTTGAGTCACACGAGACTGCTGATTGGATCTTCAGAGATTCAGAACAACGACAAGCGCTAGTTGACTCAAACCATCCACAGATTGGTTGGAACACAGTCGAACTCTCATCCAAGTTGCGACCTACCGAGGCCCAggtcgatgagcttggaCCCGAGTTCCGAGCTGCGTGGAACAAAGACTTCAAGCATGTTCCAAACCGTCCACTGATGCTTACGGCTGTCATTTCCGC TTTCTATGGCGATCTTGCAACTGTTCCCATGGGACAATACATGACCATCGCCAACTACACTGCGTATCCCTACTCTCGAGGGCATCTCCACATCACTGGGCCTGAGATTACTGATCCGCTTGACTTCAACGTGGGTTTCCTCACAGACAAGGGTGACATTGATCTCAAGAAGCAACTGTGGGCTTATAAAAGATCCCGTGAGATTATGCGACGAACCGAATTATATCGCGGCGAGATTCCTGCTGGCCATCCAACCTTTCCTCCTGGATCTAAGGCGGTTTGTGTCGATCTAAGCGAGAGATTGGAAAATGTCAAGGACATAGAGTATTCTGCAGAAGATGATAAGGCCATCGAGCAGTTCATCCGCGAGCGGGTTGAAACAACATGGCACTCGATCGGcacagccaagatggccCCTCGTGAGAGGTTTGGTGTCGTGGACAAGGACTTGAACGTCTGGGGGACAAAGGGTCTCAAGCTCGCTGACTTGAGCATTCCGCCGATGAACGTCGGAGCGAACACGAACAACACGGCTATCGTGATCGGTGAGAAGGCTGCggatatcatcatcaaggagctaGGGCTTGGCAGCAAGGGAGCAAAATTGTAG